The nucleotide window GCATTCCCGGGCGGCGCAATGGCGCAAACCGTCAAGGCCTCGCTCATCGGCCTCGATAAGGCCTGCTGGAATTTCCCATAAACTCGTGTGTGCATCGCTATCTTGCGGGTAGCAAAGTCGGGCATTCTTTCGCGTCAAGAGTGGCGGTCTAAGCGAAGAGCGTAGACACAAGGTAGGTTGTCCTTGTCGATTTTTACTGTGAAGGACGATGGCGACGGCATCCAAGTTCTCTCGCACTACAGAGTCATAGGTATAGGGCTCGCTCAACGTTCCATCCGCATAGTGATTTTGAAGATGCAAGCGTTTCAAGCTTAGGAACGCTTTGCCCCTGCTTGGTTCTGGAAGACTTTGAAGCCCTATA belongs to Myxococcales bacterium and includes:
- a CDS encoding NUDIX domain-containing protein — protein: MKRLHLQNHYADGTLSEPYTYDSVVRENLDAVAIVLHSKNRQGQPTLCLRSSLRPPLLTRKNARLCYPQDSDAHTSLWEIPAGLIEADERGLDGLRHCAARECLEEVGLRLAAEDFELLGNSSYLSPGVIAEKVFWLHAFVEGCPIGNPEGDGSPVEQHAQICWVTFAEAKKALAQGVLCDVKSEIALHRIEAWLSR